In one Klebsiella aerogenes genomic region, the following are encoded:
- the trbJ gene encoding P-type conjugative transfer protein TrbJ, whose amino-acid sequence MNKRFVLAAKKALLASFVASIMALPAKAGIPVIDGTNVVQTTISAVNNVQAVAKQIQQYQTQLQQYENMLKNTVAPAAYIWDQANSTINKLLQAQDTLNYYKNQAGSLDSYLKRYQDINYYRSSACFNSNVECTADEISALRKAEQNNSEARKKANDAVFKALDQQQETLQSDADNLADLQTQATGAQGQMEAIQAANQLASAQTNQLLQIRSLLVAQQNAAATLAQAQADKEAQQAAASETFRAGTYTKSPAQSW is encoded by the coding sequence TTCCTTCGTGGCGTCAATCATGGCATTACCGGCGAAAGCCGGTATCCCTGTCATCGATGGTACTAATGTGGTGCAGACCACAATCAGCGCAGTCAATAACGTTCAGGCTGTGGCTAAACAGATCCAGCAGTACCAGACGCAGCTGCAGCAGTATGAAAACATGCTGAAAAATACAGTCGCACCTGCGGCATATATCTGGGATCAGGCCAATTCGACCATCAACAAATTATTGCAGGCGCAGGACACTCTTAATTACTACAAAAATCAGGCCGGGAGTCTCGATTCATATCTGAAACGTTATCAGGATATTAACTATTACAGATCGTCGGCGTGCTTTAACAGTAATGTTGAATGTACTGCGGATGAAATTAGCGCACTGCGTAAAGCTGAACAGAACAACTCTGAGGCACGTAAAAAGGCTAACGACGCCGTGTTTAAGGCTCTCGATCAACAGCAGGAAACACTGCAAAGCGATGCTGATAACCTGGCAGATTTGCAAACTCAGGCCACCGGCGCGCAAGGGCAAATGGAAGCTATTCAGGCCGCTAACCAGCTTGCCAGTGCTCAAACAAACCAGCTGCTGCAAATCCGCTCGCTTCTGGTAGCTCAACAAAACGCTGCAGCAACACTGGCGCAGGCTCAGGCCGATAAAGAGGCCCAGCAAGCGGCTGCATCAGAAACTTTTAGGGCAGGGACTTATACCAAAAGCCCCGCTCAATCTTGGTAA
- the trbK gene encoding entry exclusion lipoprotein TrbK, translated as MKYIIPLILSAFFITACDQKTDPNQVDCNKSVSKMTDQEKTQCGKSGEFTKSPEKKW; from the coding sequence ATGAAATATATCATTCCACTCATTCTGTCGGCGTTCTTTATCACTGCTTGCGACCAAAAAACCGATCCCAACCAGGTTGATTGCAATAAGTCAGTATCAAAGATGACTGACCAGGAAAAAACGCAGTGTGGTAAATCAGGCGAATTTACAAAAAGCCCCGAAAAGAAATGGTGA
- the trbL gene encoding P-type conjugative transfer protein TrbL — MKFRHLIYPCLSVLLILISTQAQAAPLDSAGLLDDILNRFANVASTWAGTIQNYATWIFWSLAVISMVWTFAMMAMQGEGLSAALAEVVRFFAVLGFFFYLLKNGPAISVDIQDSLRQLAANASGLSKSFSPSGIVDIGFDIVSRVVDQSSIWSPADSTVGLILAGVILCVLALVGVNMLLLLITGWILSYGGIFLLGFGGSRWTSDIAITYFKTVLGVALQLFTMVLIVGIGKSFIDQYYQAMGADAVQMKSMFVMLVASIVLLVLVNKVPPMVGSIVGGASMQGIGGFGAGALIGAAAAAGAAIATAGAAAAAGAANAAGGASALKAAFESAQAAMAEESGSGGSSGSGGGFGGGEDTGSVDTSGGQPSGGSGGSSAGSSSGSSSGGSQGFASSFSRAGRMASHMASSLADGMAARNAAKHDSKISAAKDTIAQTAGGQLASQIRAQTAARQSGPMVSDDTAMQGAFASNDNASTNQFSGDGLSGSQPDTGNVSGESQAPQGSDEYEQFKNKQNF, encoded by the coding sequence ATGAAATTCAGGCATCTAATTTATCCTTGCTTATCTGTGTTGCTGATATTAATCAGCACACAGGCACAGGCTGCACCATTAGATAGTGCTGGGTTGCTTGATGATATCCTTAACCGCTTTGCAAATGTTGCCAGCACTTGGGCTGGAACCATACAAAATTACGCGACCTGGATATTTTGGTCATTAGCGGTAATTTCAATGGTATGGACATTCGCAATGATGGCAATGCAGGGCGAAGGATTATCGGCAGCTCTTGCGGAAGTAGTTCGTTTCTTTGCTGTGTTAGGTTTTTTCTTCTATCTGCTAAAAAACGGCCCGGCAATATCGGTAGATATTCAGGATTCATTACGTCAACTCGCGGCTAATGCTTCTGGTTTATCAAAATCATTCTCGCCTTCGGGCATTGTAGATATAGGGTTTGATATCGTATCGAGAGTCGTTGACCAGTCTTCTATTTGGTCCCCGGCAGACTCCACTGTCGGCTTGATTTTAGCCGGAGTTATTCTATGCGTATTAGCACTTGTCGGTGTGAATATGCTTCTTCTGCTGATTACCGGTTGGATTTTAAGTTACGGCGGTATTTTCTTACTCGGTTTTGGGGGGTCTCGTTGGACTTCAGATATTGCCATTACATACTTCAAAACAGTTCTAGGAGTTGCCCTGCAGCTGTTCACAATGGTTCTAATTGTTGGTATTGGAAAATCCTTCATAGACCAGTATTACCAGGCAATGGGCGCTGACGCAGTACAAATGAAATCTATGTTTGTAATGCTTGTAGCCTCAATTGTTCTTTTGGTTCTTGTTAATAAAGTTCCTCCTATGGTTGGCAGTATTGTAGGCGGTGCTTCAATGCAAGGCATTGGTGGCTTTGGTGCCGGTGCACTTATTGGGGCTGCAGCTGCTGCAGGAGCCGCAATAGCAACAGCTGGCGCTGCGGCGGCGGCAGGTGCAGCAAACGCTGCCGGGGGCGCATCAGCACTCAAAGCAGCGTTTGAATCAGCACAAGCGGCGATGGCCGAAGAATCAGGTTCTGGCGGTTCTAGCGGTTCCGGTGGAGGATTTGGCGGCGGGGAAGATACCGGTTCCGTAGATACTTCTGGAGGCCAACCATCTGGCGGTTCCGGTGGTTCGTCTGCAGGAAGCAGTTCAGGTAGCTCCAGCGGAGGAAGTCAGGGGTTTGCTTCATCTTTCTCACGAGCTGGCCGCATGGCTTCTCACATGGCGAGTAGTTTGGCTGACGGCATGGCCGCACGCAATGCGGCCAAGCATGACTCAAAAATCAGCGCGGCAAAAGACACTATTGCACAGACTGCAGGTGGTCAGCTTGCTTCTCAAATCCGTGCGCAAACAGCTGCGCGTCAGTCTGGTCCGATGGTTTCAGATGACACGGCTATGCAGGGTGCTTTCGCCAGTAACGATAACGCCAGCACAAATCAGTTTAGTGGTGACGGTCTGAGTGGAAGCCAGCCAGATACAGGCAATGTTTCTGGAGAGTCACAGGCTCCACAGGGCAGTGATGAATATGAACAGTTCAAAAACAAACAAAACTTCTAA
- a CDS encoding conjugal transfer protein, with amino-acid sequence MPYLDMPPAQVERVVCSITAAIKYQVPANIMLAVAEKEGGSTGLENKNRNSNGTYDVGRMQFNTVYLKDLEKYGITAEDVAQPGCYSYDLAAWRIRGHIKNDKGDIWTKAANYHSKTPQFNEVYRADLIRKAAKWQTWIEARFNTFDATKPAGTTPQPQLAAAGVTPEERAGKSIAQVTDLAQSDTHATEPPKNDGTAATPSTPDQLIGFAASVKQIPVKSVAKADYQQPAQQLPGRYNKAAADALAAVYGNIKLR; translated from the coding sequence ATGCCGTATTTAGATATGCCACCGGCTCAGGTTGAACGTGTAGTTTGCTCAATTACTGCAGCGATAAAATATCAGGTTCCGGCTAATATCATGTTAGCCGTAGCTGAAAAAGAGGGTGGTAGTACCGGGCTTGAGAATAAAAATCGTAACTCAAATGGCACATATGATGTGGGCCGTATGCAGTTTAATACGGTTTATTTAAAGGATCTGGAAAAATACGGCATTACAGCGGAGGACGTAGCACAGCCAGGCTGTTATTCATATGATTTGGCTGCGTGGCGTATACGCGGCCATATCAAAAATGATAAAGGCGACATCTGGACAAAAGCTGCAAATTATCATTCAAAAACGCCTCAATTTAACGAGGTCTATCGTGCTGACCTGATAAGAAAAGCAGCTAAATGGCAGACATGGATTGAAGCACGCTTTAATACGTTTGATGCGACAAAGCCTGCCGGAACAACTCCACAGCCGCAACTGGCGGCTGCAGGGGTTACGCCAGAAGAAAGGGCGGGGAAAAGCATTGCGCAGGTTACTGACCTTGCACAAAGCGACACACACGCTACAGAACCGCCAAAAAATGACGGGACAGCAGCAACACCATCTACGCCGGATCAACTTATTGGTTTTGCCGCGTCTGTAAAACAAATACCGGTTAAAAGCGTCGCAAAGGCTGACTACCAGCAGCCCGCACAGCAACTACCAGGTCGTTATAACAAGGCTGCAGCGGATGCACTGGCTGCAGTATATGGAAATATCAAGCTACGTTGA
- a CDS encoding TraX family protein: MPFKNVELIKWVALILMIGDHINKYLLNDTIPILYNAGRVVMPLFCFVLAYNLARPDSYTYRVYSKVCQRLMIFGLLATPAYIMLGGVIDGWWPLNILFTLQAVTIICYLIELGERRHLLFALLVFAGYGAIVEFWWPAVAMGVCIWLYYKKGRGVFILLAFVSCVLLTVINHNFYALLAIPLISIIGNIRFNLPRLKWFFYVFYPTHLYLILALQLYLTTKGYLFFT, translated from the coding sequence ATGCCTTTCAAAAATGTAGAACTAATTAAGTGGGTCGCTTTAATATTAATGATTGGCGACCATATTAATAAATATTTATTAAATGACACAATCCCCATTCTTTATAATGCCGGACGTGTTGTGATGCCTCTTTTTTGCTTTGTTCTGGCGTATAACCTTGCAAGGCCAGATTCATACACCTATAGAGTATATTCAAAAGTCTGTCAGCGACTGATGATATTTGGCCTTCTGGCTACACCTGCATACATAATGTTGGGGGGTGTAATTGATGGTTGGTGGCCGCTTAATATCCTTTTTACCTTACAGGCCGTTACCATCATCTGTTACCTCATTGAATTAGGCGAGCGTAGGCATCTTCTCTTTGCTTTGTTAGTTTTTGCTGGATATGGCGCGATAGTTGAATTTTGGTGGCCTGCGGTGGCTATGGGTGTATGTATCTGGCTATATTATAAGAAGGGAAGGGGAGTGTTTATTCTCCTTGCATTTGTCAGCTGCGTATTACTAACTGTTATTAACCATAATTTTTATGCACTACTGGCAATACCGTTAATTTCCATTATCGGGAATATCCGTTTTAATCTCCCCCGGCTAAAATGGTTTTTTTACGTCTTCTATCCCACACACCTTTATCTGATTCTGGCTTTACAGCTTTACCTGACTACAAAGGGCTATTTGTTTTTCACATGA